The following coding sequences are from one Diospyros lotus cultivar Yz01 chromosome 7, ASM1463336v1, whole genome shotgun sequence window:
- the LOC127805518 gene encoding uncharacterized protein LOC127805518 gives MRLKQTEEMSVNQYDNRFTQLVKYMLMYQTDESQKAQKFVSGLQVSLQQVLSGWDIDTYKEAFHQALTIERNLTRVKIIKTGEESKGSKLGNVTAQSKDEGRCPRCKKKHFGKRCVIKCYTCGEEGHIGRNYPKIKGTPQVRYQGKVVCYNCGQPGHISREFPKRQKMEPPSGGAPNVCPGRVYNLTCEDAEADPTVIEGTLFFSNIPVHALIDPGSTHSFVSHASIKNLKLEPRELGYQMIIATPMGLILETTVGCQGCKLDMGGESFKINLAVLDIQDFDMIIGMDFLSVHEAKVDCKNKTVSLRKPNGEWISFQGQNNRIKRKHGVTLQALQSAKPESSKKNLELDSVRVVNKYPEVFPEDLPRLPPPREIEFSIDLVPGMQPISIPPYKMAPAEMRELKEQLQDLVNKEFIRPSVSP, from the coding sequence ATGAGACTCAAGCAGACTGAAGAGATGTCTGTGAATCAATACGACAACCGATTCACTCAGCTGGTTAAGTACATGCTTATGTACCAAACCGACGAAAGCCAGAAAGCACAAAAGTTTGTTTCAGGATTGCAAGTTAGTCTTCAACAAGTGTTAAGTGGATGGGACATTGACACTTATAAGGAAGCATTTCACCAAGCTTTAACCATTGAAAGAAACCTGACGAGGGTGAAAATAATCAAGACTGGAGAAGAGAGCAAGGGCAGTAAGCTAGGAAATGTAACGGCTCAATCTAAGGACGAAGGGAGGTGCCCTCGATGCAAGAAGAAACACTTTGGGAAAAGATGTGTCATAAAATGCTATACCTGTGGTGAGGAAGGCCACATTGGAAGAAACTACCCGAAGATCAAAGGAACACCCCAAGTTAGGTACCAGGGAAAAGTGGTGTGCTATAATTGTGGGCAACCAGGGCATATCTCGCGAGAGTTCCCAAAGAGACAAAAGATGGAGCCGCCAAGTGGAGGAGCACCGAATGTTTGTCCTGGCCGGGTGTACAATCTGACTTGTGAGGACGCTGAGGCCGATCCTACagttattgaaggtacactgTTCTTTTCGAATATTCCAGTTCATGCTTTAATAGATCCGGGTTCTACGCATTCGTTTGTTTCGCATGCATCAATAAAAAATCTAAAGCTAGAACCTAGGGAGTTAGGTTATCAAATGATAATAGCTACGCCTATGGGTTTAATCCTAGAGACGACAGTAGGATGTCAGGGTTGTAAACTCGATATGGGAGGGGAAAGTTTCAAGATAAACTTAGCCGTATTAGATATACAAGATTTCGACATGATCATAGGAATGGATTTCCTATCGGTACATGAAGCTAAAGTGGATTGCAAGAACAAGACCGTGAGTTTACGCAAACCTAACGGAGAGTGGATTTCGTTTCAAGGTCAGAACAATAGAATCAAGAGAAAGCATGGCGTAACTTTGCAAGCATTGCAATCAGCTAAACCTGAGTCAAGTAAGAAGAATCTTGAATTGGATTCAGTGAGGGTTGTGAACAAGTACCCTGAGGTTTTTCCTGAGGATTTACCAAGATTACCACCCCCTAGAGAGATCGAATTCTCAATAGATCTTGTACCAGGAATGCAACCTATATCCATACCTCCGTATAAGATGGCCCCAGCTGAGATGAGGGAATTAAAAGAGCAATTGCAGGACTTGGTCAACAAAGAATTTATCAGACCTAGTGTCTCACCTTAG
- the LOC127805814 gene encoding pentatricopeptide repeat-containing protein At1g08070, chloroplastic, which translates to MDHARKMFDEIPVPDVALWNAMFRGYVRNELFGEVLNLFGRMSSLDVRPNCFTFPMVLKSCAKLPALQVGQRVHCFLLKIGFKSNPFIGTTLIDMYSSGSAVGSAYKVFCEMVVRNVVAWTSMVNGYISYGDLVSARNLFDLAPERDIVLWNTMVSGYIDCGDMVAARRLFDEMPMNRDLMSWNTLLHGYANNGDVEECEKLFEEMPDRNIFSWNGLIGGYARNGRFFEVLSSFKSMLRESDVSPNDATLVTVLSACARLGALDLGKWVHVYAENNGYKDNIFVRNVLIDMYAKCGSIDIAINMFKNMVAKDLISWNTIINGLAMHGHGADALSLFSQMKNTAEKPDAVTFLGILCACSHMRLVEDGFSYFNSMINEYSITPQIEHYGCMVDLLARAGLLDQAILFVKRMPMEADGVIWTALLGGCKNYKNIKLAELALQKLIELEPKNPANYVMLSNIYGDARRWEDVARLKVAMRDTGSKKLPGCSLIEVDVGVVEFYSLDERHPKKEEIYAALKGLTELLRLCGYIPDFLELGSAI; encoded by the coding sequence ATGGATCACGCACGTAAGATGTTCGACGAAATTCCCGTTCCGGATGTAGCATTATGGAATGCCATGTTCAGAGGGTATGTCCGGAACGAGCTCTTCGGGGAAGTTTTAAACTTGTTTGGTCGAATGAGTAGCTTGGATGTAAGACCCAATTGCTTCACGTTTCCTATGGTGTTAAAATCTTGTGCGAAGTTGCCGGCTCTGCAAGTGGGGCAAAGAGTGCATTGTTTTCTTTTGAAGATCGGTTTCAAGTCTAATCCGTTTATTGGAACCACTTTGATTGATATGTATTCCAGTGGTTCGGCAGTTGGTTCTGCTTACAAAGTTTTCTGTGAAATGGTTGTGAGGAATGTTGTTGCATGGACTTCAATGGTTAATGGATATATTTCTTATGGAGATTTAGTTTCTGCAAGGAACCTTTTTGACTTGGCACCAGAGCGTGATATTGTATTATGGAACACTATGGTATCAGGCTATATTGATTGTGGGGATATGGTTGCAGCTAGGAGGCTCTTCGATGAGATGCCGATGAACCGGGATTTGATGTCCTGGAATACTTTGTTACACGGTTATGCTAACAATGGGGACGTTGAGGAGTGTGAGAAATTGTTTGAGGAGATGCCTGatagaaatatattttcttggaatggaCTGATTGGGGGGTATGCCCGTAATGGCCGTTTCTTTGAGGTTTTGAGTAGTTTTAAGAGTATGCTAAGGGAGTCCGACGTGTCTCCTAATGATGCCACGCTTGTGACTGTGTTGTCTGCCTGTGCCAGACTAGGAGCTCTTGACTTGGGTAAGTGGGTGCATGTATACGCAGAGAACAATGGGTATAAAGACAACATTTTTGTTAGAAATGTTTTAATTGATATGTATGCAAAATGTGGCAGTATAGATATTGCGATTAACATGTTTAAGAACATGGTTGCAAAGGATTTAATATCTTGGAACACCATAATAAATGGCTTAGCAATGCACGGGCATGGTGCTGATGCTTTAAGCTTGTTTTCTCAGATGAAGAACACTGCAGAAAAGCCTGATGCTGTCACTTTTTTAGGCATTTTATGTGCATGTTCTCATATGCGTTTGGTAGAAGATGGATTTTCCTATTTTAATTCAATGATTAATGAATACTCAATCACTCCTCAGATTGAACATTATGGTTGTATGGTTGATCTGTTGGCTCGAGCCGGTCTTTTAGACCAGGCTATTCTTTTTGTGAAGAGAATGCCCATGGAAGCAGATGGTGTTATTTGGACTGCGTTGCTAGGGGGGTGTAAGAACTACAAAAACATCAAATTGGCTGAACTGGCTCTTCAAAAGCTTATAGAGCTTGAACCAAAAAACCCTGCAAACTATGTTATGCTTTCTAATATATATGGAGATGCCAGGAGATGGGAAGATGTGGCGCGCTTAAAAGTTGCCATGAGGGATACTGGATCTAAAAAATTGCCAGGTTGTAGTTTGATTGAGGTTGATGTTGGGGTGGTTGAGTTCTACTCCTTGGATGAGCGGCATCCTAAGAAAGAGGAGATATATGCAGCCTTGAAAGGATTGACAGAGCTCTTAAGATTATGTGGATATATTCCGGACTTTTTGGAGCTTGGATCTgcaatttaa